From the genome of Neisseria sp. oral taxon 014 str. F0314:
GGTGCCACAGGTGGTAGGCGACGCCCGCAAATTTAAGGTTGTGGCGCTTCATACCGGCATGGTAGCAGCGGGCGACAAATTCGCTGTCTTCGCGCCCCCAGCCGACAAATTCGTTATTGAAGCCGTTGACCGCCAACGCATCGTCGCGGAAAAAACCCATATTGCAGGTTTTGATGCCTTTGTGTTTGCGGTTGCCGTGGCTGCCGACGATTTTCGCCGGCAGGCGCAGACGCAGGGCGGAAGTCCTTTTCCTGATGCCTGTACTGAAGCACGACAGGGCGGGCAGGCTGCTGTTTTCGAGCAGGGCGGCGGTACGCTCTTCGGTCAGGATGACGCGCGAACCCTGTATCAGACGGCCTTTGCGGGCGAGTTTGAGATGGTCGGCGATAAACGAAGGATCGAGCAGCATGTCGCCGTCTATCAGGATGATGTAGTCGGATGAGGCGGCCGCGATGGCGCGGTTGCGTGATTCGGCGGCGCGGAAGCCGTCGTCGGGACGCCAGGAATGCTTCACCGGAACCGGACTGATGCGTTTGAACGCATCGACGACTTCGGCGGTATCCTGTGCCGAACCGTCGTCGGCAACGATGATTTCGTCGGGCAGGCGGGTTTGCGCCAGCGCGGATTTGAGCACCAGTTCCAACGCGTCCGGACGGTTGTAGGTAGTGATGACCAGCGCGGCAGTGATGTGGCGGTTGCGTTCGTAGAGTTTGACGTATTTGTAATACGAACCCTGCGCGTTGGCGGCGGAGATGATGAGGCCGTCCGAGCCGTAGGCGAAGCCGCGTTTGAGGAAGTAGTTTTTCACGAACGACACGCCGCCGTGCAGCAGTGCTTTGGCCGGAGAGGCCGGTTTTTTATAGCGGTTTTCTTCGGCGTAAAGCGTGCTGTACTGCTGCATTTTCCGAATCAGTCCTTCGGCGTTTTCAAACGAATAATGTTTCAGACGGCCTGCCAGTATCTGCGTCTCGGTATTTTCCGGCAGTTTCAGCGATTCATGCACCTGACGGTCGGAAAACTGGGTGAAGCGGCGGTGGTAGAGGCGCGGGATAATATCGGGATACCAGCCGCAGGCTTTTATCAGGCGGCCGTCGTAATGGTTGAGGCGCGACAGGGAAAACACTTTCTGCATACGGTTTTCCGCCACCGCGGCGCGTATGCTTTCCATCAGTTCGGTATCGGCCACTTCGTCGCTGTCGATATTGAAAATCCAATCGTTGCGGGCGAGTCGGGCGGCGAGGTTCTTCATCGGGCCGAATCCGATAAATTCGTGTTTGCGGATGCTGGTGTTTTTGAACCCAGCGGCGATTTCCAGCGTGCGGTCGGTCGAGCCGTTGTCCAGCAGCAGGATTTCGTCGAAACCGTCTAGGGCGGTCAGGACTTCGGATAGATAGCGTTCGGAATTTTTTACCAGCATGGTGGCTGTGGCGGGGATTTTGGAGGTCATGACTCTGAGGCCGTCTGAAAGAGGTTGGAGTGAATGATACAATAATATCAGGCCGTCTTGGGCGGTTTCAGACGGCCTTTTTGCAGCGTTCCGGCCGGTTCAGGGCAGGAAAGAAACCGATTCGGCCAGTTCGCGGAACAGACCGTCCGAATCGACTTCCGTTACCCAAAAAGCGTTCGCGGGCTTACCCGTCGTGCCGCGCCAGTCGACCGAACACGCGCCCAGCGACAGTTCGCTTTGCGTATCCACATCGACGCGGCAGGCTTTGCCACGGAAAAGTTCAGGGAATACGGCGAAGGCCACCGCGCAGGGGTCGTGCAGCGGGCCGCCTTCCAGTCCGAACGCCTGAATGTCGTACCGTTCGTAACTTTGCAGGATGTCCGCCAGCCGCGGGCCGTTGACGTTGCCGAGCCTGCGCAGCATATCCATGCGCGGCGTGGTGATTTGCGCCTTGTGGGTAACGTCCAGCGGCAGTATCGTAATCGGCGCGCCGCTTTGCAATACAATCTGCGCCGCATGCGGATCGACGTAGAAATTGAATTCTGCGCAGGGAGTGATGTTCCCCGCCTCAAAGTAGCAGCCGCCCATCAATACGATATTTTTCACCGCGTCCGCAATATCCGGTGCGAGGCTGAACGCCAGGGCGATGTTGGTCAGCGGTCCGATGGGGCAGAGCGTGATGCTGCCGCGTTCCGCGCCGCGAAGCGCGCGAATCAGGTAATCGACGGCATGAACGCTTTGCAACGGACATTCTGGATCGTGCAGCGCGACGCCGTCCAAGCCCGTCTTGCCGTGTACCTCTTCCGCCGTTACCAAATCGCGCAATAACGGCTTGCCCGCGCCCGCATACACTGGAAAATCTTTCCGGCCCGCCCAGTCGCAGATAATCCGCGCGTTGGCCGACGTATGGTTCAGCCCGACATTCCCCGCCACCGCGGTAAGGGCCATGAAGTCAATCAGTCCGCGCTTTGCCAGGCCGTGCGCCATCAGGATGGCGGCGGCGTCGTCCTGTCCGGGGTCGGTGTCGATAATCAGGCGGATTTTCCCGTCCATCATGTTCTCCTTGAATAGGCTGCAAGAGATGTATTCTAACCGATATGGGGCTACAATACGCCGTTTCAGTTCTTTCAGACGGCCTCATTGACATGAAATTGGTTCTGGCCCCCATGCAGGGTTTGGTGGACGATGTAATGCGCGACTTGCTCACGCGTATAGGCGGTTTCGACGAATGCGTGAGCGAGTTCGTACGGATTACGCATACCGTGCATTCGCGGCAGACATGGCTCAAATACGTCCCCGAGATCGCCAACGGCAACAAAACTTTCGCCGGAACGCCCTGCACCGTGCAGCTTCTCGGCAGCGATGCGGACAATATGGCCGTCAACGCGCTGGAAGCCGTGCGCTTCGGTGCGGATAAAATCGATCTGAATTTCGGCTGCCCCGCACCGACGGTCAACAAGCACAAAGGCGGCGCGGTGCTGCTTAAAGAACCGGAACTCATCTACCGCATCGTCCGGACCCTGCGCCGCCGCCTGCCGCCGCATATCCCGCTTACTGCCAAAATGCGCCTCGGTTACGAAGACAAAAGTCCCGCGTTGGAATGTGCCGCCGCCATTGCCGCCGCAGGCGCCTGCGCCCTGACCGTACACGCCCGTACCAAAAACGAAGGTTACGAACCGCCCGCACACTGGGAATGGATACGTAAAATCCGCGACAGCGTCGACATCCCCGTAACCGCCAACGGCGATGTTTTCACACTTGAAGATTATTTGGAAATCAAAGCAGTCAGCGGTTGCGACAGCGTCATGCTCGGCCGCGGAGCCGTTATCCGTCCCTATCTTGCACGGCAAATCAAACAATACGAAGACGGACGTGAAGCCCGCGATGCGGATTTCGCTGAAATATCAGGCTGGATAAACCTCTTTTTTGATTTGTGTACCATGAAAGAAGCCAACGGCAAATATCCCGTCGCCCGTTTGAAACAGTGGCTTGGCATGATGAAAAAAGAATTTGCGGAGGCGCAGGAATTGTTTGATGCGGTAAGGGCGGTTAGGGATGCGGGCGAGGTGAAGCGGATTTTGTCTGCCTTCGAGGAGAAAATGAGTGCGGGATAATGGAAGGCCGTCTGAAAAATTTTCAGACGGCCTTTTGGGGTTTTTAAGAAGCCAATACGCGCGGGAAAAGAATTTCGTTTTCCAAATGGATGTGGTCGGTCAAATCGTCCACCAATTCGCGTGCCAGCGTGTACAGCCGCGTCCAACTGCCGCAGGCGTTTTCGGGAACGGTCAGATTGCCGGTCAGTTCCAGCAGTCTGGCTACGGCCTGGTCGTGTTCCTCATGCTCGTGCATCATCACGCTAATCGGCATCGCTGCCCCGCGCCCGACGCCTTGTTTGATCATGGGAAACAGCATACGCTCTTCCTTCATCATGTGCATCAGCAGTTCATTTTGCATATAAGCCAGCAATTCCGGCACTTCCGCCGGAAAACTGTCGGCATGTACCTCCGCAACTTTTTGCGCCAACGGAACCAGTTCTTCAAATTGCGCACGGTGTACGTTGTGGTAGCGTTGCAGGATATGGTCGATGGTTGCACCAAACGGCGCGGTTTCCCATACGGTAAAATCAGTCATGGCAGTGTCCTTGGATTTATATCCGGCCGGTATTTTTCAGACGGCCTTTGGAAAGATATATTTTTGATGAATGTATACGGCGGTTGAAGGATACACCTGAGGGATTAATTTGTATAGATGAAGGCAGGGTGTATAACAGATTGAGAATGAAAGTAATTTATTTTTGTGTGAGGAGGAAAGGTTGGGGCCGGCTTGCACCTTAATCGAGAGTGATAAAAATAGCCCGTCTTTATTAAGACGGGCTATTCAGAATCTGGCAGAGAGGAAGGGATTCGAACCCTCGATACGCTATTCACGTATACACGCTTTCCAGGCGTGCGACTTAAACCACTCATCCACCTCTCTAATGATGGGATTATTATAGTAGGAATGCAGACGGTTAGCAATTATTCCAACTAATACAAACCAATAAAAAATCCGGCGGAAACCGGAACATTTTATATTTTATGTATGGTGCCCAGGAGAAGACTCGAACTTCCACACCCGTGAGGATACTAGCACCTGAAGCTAGCGCGTCTACCAATTCCGCCACCTGGGCAATCATCCGTATTTTTAAA
Proteins encoded in this window:
- a CDS encoding glycosyltransferase, yielding MTSKIPATATMLVKNSERYLSEVLTALDGFDEILLLDNGSTDRTLEIAAGFKNTSIRKHEFIGFGPMKNLAARLARNDWIFNIDSDEVADTELMESIRAAVAENRMQKVFSLSRLNHYDGRLIKACGWYPDIIPRLYHRRFTQFSDRQVHESLKLPENTETQILAGRLKHYSFENAEGLIRKMQQYSTLYAEENRYKKPASPAKALLHGGVSFVKNYFLKRGFAYGSDGLIISAANAQGSYYKYVKLYERNRHITAALVITTYNRPDALELVLKSALAQTRLPDEIIVADDGSAQDTAEVVDAFKRISPVPVKHSWRPDDGFRAAESRNRAIAAASSDYIILIDGDMLLDPSFIADHLKLARKGRLIQGSRVILTEERTAALLENSSLPALSCFSTGIRKRTSALRLRLPAKIVGSHGNRKHKGIKTCNMGFFRDDALAVNGFNNEFVGWGREDSEFVARCYHAGMKRHNLKFAGVAYHLWHHEAERDSLPQNDALLQQTLFEGKIRCEDGIDAFLK
- a CDS encoding nucleoside hydrolase; this encodes MDGKIRLIIDTDPGQDDAAAILMAHGLAKRGLIDFMALTAVAGNVGLNHTSANARIICDWAGRKDFPVYAGAGKPLLRDLVTAEEVHGKTGLDGVALHDPECPLQSVHAVDYLIRALRGAERGSITLCPIGPLTNIALAFSLAPDIADAVKNIVLMGGCYFEAGNITPCAEFNFYVDPHAAQIVLQSGAPITILPLDVTHKAQITTPRMDMLRRLGNVNGPRLADILQSYERYDIQAFGLEGGPLHDPCAVAFAVFPELFRGKACRVDVDTQSELSLGACSVDWRGTTGKPANAFWVTEVDSDGLFRELAESVSFLP
- a CDS encoding tRNA-dihydrouridine synthase, with the protein product MKLVLAPMQGLVDDVMRDLLTRIGGFDECVSEFVRITHTVHSRQTWLKYVPEIANGNKTFAGTPCTVQLLGSDADNMAVNALEAVRFGADKIDLNFGCPAPTVNKHKGGAVLLKEPELIYRIVRTLRRRLPPHIPLTAKMRLGYEDKSPALECAAAIAAAGACALTVHARTKNEGYEPPAHWEWIRKIRDSVDIPVTANGDVFTLEDYLEIKAVSGCDSVMLGRGAVIRPYLARQIKQYEDGREARDADFAEISGWINLFFDLCTMKEANGKYPVARLKQWLGMMKKEFAEAQELFDAVRAVRDAGEVKRILSAFEEKMSAG
- the dnrN gene encoding iron-sulfur cluster repair protein DnrN → MTDFTVWETAPFGATIDHILQRYHNVHRAQFEELVPLAQKVAEVHADSFPAEVPELLAYMQNELLMHMMKEERMLFPMIKQGVGRGAAMPISVMMHEHEEHDQAVARLLELTGNLTVPENACGSWTRLYTLARELVDDLTDHIHLENEILFPRVLAS